Proteins encoded by one window of uncultured Bacteroides sp.:
- a CDS encoding tetratricopeptide repeat protein has protein sequence MKRVLFSIVLLLAAGFSFAQEKNVKQAKSLAEDVKPNFTDAEKLINEALENAETKNQANTWNVAGLIQKRINEKEIEKAYLRQPYDTLKSYNSLLKMCGYFLKCDELDMVPNEKGKIKPKFRSKNAPIMLTERVNLINGGSQYYNLGKNKEALDFFGMYVDLASVPMLEKEQLAAKDTLLSMVAFYASLSATRMNDYSSAVKYGLIAKNNKENGNSAMQLVAEGYKAQKDTANWIKTLKEGIVSFTDNNYFFGHLVDYYSNTSKFDDAMAFADQMIAKDPKNPFFLYVKGYLSQSMKNYDQAIEFYKKTIEVDPKYAEAYSNMGLAYWTQALDYASKVDFNSPKFKTEQAKITKMYENAKPCYEKARELKPNNKELWLSGLYTVYYKLGIGGPVFDELAKEVEATQGK, from the coding sequence ATGAAAAGAGTATTATTTTCAATTGTCCTGCTATTGGCTGCTGGTTTCTCTTTCGCTCAAGAAAAGAACGTAAAGCAAGCTAAAAGTCTGGCTGAAGATGTAAAACCGAACTTCACTGATGCTGAAAAGTTAATTAATGAAGCTTTAGAAAATGCAGAAACAAAAAATCAGGCTAACACATGGAATGTTGCCGGTCTCATTCAAAAGAGAATCAATGAGAAAGAGATAGAAAAAGCTTATTTAAGACAACCATATGACACGTTGAAGTCATATAATAGCCTACTCAAGATGTGTGGCTATTTTCTTAAATGCGATGAATTAGATATGGTTCCTAATGAAAAAGGTAAGATAAAACCTAAATTCAGATCTAAAAACGCTCCAATCATGTTAACTGAAAGAGTCAACCTGATCAACGGTGGTAGCCAATACTACAACTTAGGTAAAAACAAAGAAGCACTTGACTTTTTTGGAATGTATGTAGATTTGGCAAGTGTTCCTATGCTTGAAAAAGAACAACTTGCTGCTAAAGATACCCTTTTGTCTATGGTTGCTTTCTACGCATCTCTTTCAGCTACAAGAATGAATGATTATTCAAGCGCTGTTAAATATGGTTTGATAGCTAAGAATAACAAAGAAAATGGAAATAGTGCAATGCAGCTAGTTGCAGAAGGTTATAAAGCACAGAAAGATACTGCTAATTGGATTAAAACACTAAAAGAAGGAATTGTATCTTTTACCGATAATAATTATTTCTTTGGACATCTTGTAGACTATTATAGTAATACAAGTAAATTTGATGATGCAATGGCTTTTGCTGACCAAATGATTGCAAAAGATCCAAAAAATCCATTTTTCCTTTATGTTAAAGGCTATTTAAGCCAAAGCATGAAAAATTATGATCAGGCAATTGAGTTTTATAAAAAGACTATAGAGGTAGATCCTAAATATGCTGAAGCATACTCAAATATGGGACTTGCATATTGGACTCAGGCATTAGATTACGCTTCAAAAGTAGATTTTAATAGCCCTAAGTTCAAAACAGAACAAGCTAAAATTACAAAAATGTATGAAAATGCTAAACCTTGCTATGAAAAAGCAAGAGAATTGAAGCCAAACAACAAAGAATTGTGGTTAAGCGGCCTTTATACAGTTTATTATAAACTAGGAATAGGTGGCCCAGTATTTGATGAATTAGCTAAAGAAGTTGAAGCTACACAAGGCAAATAA
- the gyrA gene encoding DNA gyrase subunit A translates to MLEQDRIIKINIEDEMKSSYIDYSMSVIVSRALPDVRDGFKPVHRRILFAMNELGNTSDKPYKKSARIVGEVLGKYHPHGDSSVYGAMVRMAQEWAMRYTLVDGQGNFGSVDGDSPAAMRYTEARLNKVGEEMMRDIDKETVDFQNNFDDTLQEPKVLPTRIPNLLVNGASGIAVGMATNMPPHNLSEVIDACDAYLDNKDITIEELMQFVKAPDFPTGGYIYGVSGVREAYLTGRGRVVMRAKANIEAESSHDKIIVTEIPYNVNKAELIKAIADLVSEKRIEGISNVNDESDREGMRIVVDVKRDANSSVVLNKLFKMTAMQTSFGVNNIALVHGRPKMLNLLDLISNFVEHRREVVIRRTQFELRKAKERAHILEGLIIASDNIDEVIKIIRAAKTPNEAITGLIERFNLTEIQSRAIVEMRLRQLTGLMQDQLHAEYEELMKTIAHLEEILANDEICRQVIKDELLEVKAKFGDERRSEIVYSSEEFNPEDFYADDQMVITISHLGYIKRTPLAEFHSQNRGGVGSKGSETRDEDFVENIYPATMHNTMMFFTQKGKCYWLKVYEIPEGTKNSKGRAIQNLLNIDSDDKVNAFVRVQSLTDQEFINNHFILFCTKKGVIKKTRLEQYSRPRQNGINAITIREDDQVIEVRMTKGDNEIIIANRNGRAIRFNETAVREMGRTATGVRGMTLDSENDEVIGMICIKDKETESIMVVSEQGYGKRSDIDDYRITNRGGKGVKTLNITDKTGNLVAIKSVTDDNDLMIINKSGITIRLKVENVRIMGRATQGVRLINLEKRNDQIGSVCKVTSESLEEIEISDEDEEIINPENVSSEEQANDEE, encoded by the coding sequence ATGCTTGAACAAGACAGAATTATAAAAATCAACATTGAAGATGAGATGAAATCATCGTACATTGACTATTCAATGTCGGTTATTGTATCACGTGCTCTTCCAGATGTTAGAGATGGATTCAAACCCGTTCACCGGAGAATTCTTTTTGCGATGAACGAACTAGGTAATACTTCAGATAAACCTTATAAGAAATCTGCCAGAATTGTCGGTGAAGTTTTAGGTAAATACCACCCACATGGCGATTCATCTGTTTATGGTGCAATGGTAAGAATGGCTCAGGAATGGGCTATGCGCTACACTTTAGTAGACGGACAAGGTAACTTTGGTTCTGTAGACGGTGACAGCCCTGCTGCAATGCGTTATACAGAAGCTCGTCTTAATAAGGTTGGCGAGGAGATGATGAGGGATATTGACAAAGAAACTGTTGATTTCCAAAATAACTTTGACGATACTCTTCAGGAACCAAAAGTTTTACCAACCCGTATCCCTAATCTATTAGTAAACGGCGCTTCAGGTATTGCTGTAGGTATGGCAACAAACATGCCTCCTCATAATCTTTCTGAAGTAATTGATGCTTGTGATGCATATCTGGATAATAAAGATATAACTATCGAAGAGCTAATGCAGTTCGTAAAAGCTCCCGATTTCCCTACAGGTGGATATATTTACGGAGTTAGCGGCGTTCGCGAAGCTTACCTTACAGGTAGAGGTAGAGTTGTAATGCGTGCAAAAGCCAACATCGAAGCAGAAAGTTCACATGACAAGATTATCGTTACAGAAATTCCTTATAATGTTAACAAGGCAGAGCTTATCAAGGCTATTGCTGACTTAGTGTCAGAAAAAAGAATTGAAGGAATTTCCAATGTAAATGATGAATCCGACCGCGAAGGTATGCGTATTGTTGTTGACGTGAAGAGAGATGCAAATTCTAGCGTTGTTTTGAATAAATTATTCAAAATGACTGCTATGCAAACATCTTTTGGTGTGAATAATATCGCACTTGTTCACGGACGTCCTAAGATGCTTAATCTTTTAGACCTAATCTCAAACTTCGTTGAGCACAGACGTGAAGTAGTGATTCGTCGTACACAATTCGAATTAAGAAAAGCAAAAGAACGCGCACATATTCTAGAAGGTTTAATTATTGCGTCCGATAACATCGACGAAGTAATCAAAATTATCCGTGCAGCCAAAACGCCTAATGAAGCTATTACTGGCTTAATTGAACGATTTAACCTGACAGAAATACAGTCTCGTGCCATCGTTGAAATGCGTCTTCGTCAGTTAACTGGACTAATGCAGGATCAACTTCATGCAGAATATGAAGAACTCATGAAGACAATTGCCCACTTAGAAGAAATTCTGGCTAATGACGAAATTTGCCGTCAGGTTATCAAAGACGAACTTCTAGAGGTTAAAGCAAAATTTGGTGATGAACGTCGTTCTGAAATCGTTTATTCTTCAGAAGAATTCAACCCAGAGGACTTCTATGCTGATGATCAGATGGTTATCACTATTTCACATCTAGGATATATCAAACGTACTCCATTGGCAGAATTCCATTCTCAGAATAGAGGAGGAGTAGGATCTAAGGGTAGTGAAACCCGTGATGAAGACTTCGTAGAGAACATTTATCCGGCTACAATGCACAACACAATGATGTTCTTTACTCAAAAAGGCAAGTGCTATTGGTTGAAGGTTTACGAAATTCCTGAAGGCACAAAGAATTCAAAAGGAAGAGCTATTCAAAACTTACTAAATATTGACTCTGACGATAAAGTAAATGCATTTGTTCGCGTACAGAGCCTTACAGATCAAGAATTTATCAATAATCATTTTATTCTTTTCTGTACAAAGAAAGGTGTTATCAAGAAGACCAGACTTGAGCAGTACTCTCGTCCACGTCAGAATGGTATAAATGCTATCACCATTCGTGAAGATGATCAAGTAATAGAAGTTCGTATGACTAAGGGCGACAATGAAATAATCATTGCCAATCGTAATGGTCGTGCAATCCGCTTCAATGAAACTGCAGTCCGTGAAATGGGTAGAACTGCAACCGGAGTTCGTGGTATGACACTTGATAGTGAAAACGATGAAGTAATCGGAATGATCTGCATTAAAGATAAAGAAACAGAATCAATCATGGTTGTTTCTGAACAAGGTTATGGGAAACGTTCTGATATTGATGATTATCGCATTACAAACCGTGGCGGTAAAGGCGTTAAAACATTGAATATTACTGATAAAACAGGTAATTTAGTAGCTATTAAATCTGTAACTGATGATAATGATTTGATGATTATAAATAAATCAGGAATCACTATCCGTCTGAAAGTAGAGAATGTCAGAATCATGGGTCGCGCTACTCAAGGTGTAAGACTTATCAACCTGGAAAAACGTAATGATCAGATAGGTTCAGTATGTAAAGTAACATCCGAAAGTCTAGAAGAAATAGAGATATCGGATGAAGATGAAGAAATTATTAACCCTGAAAATGTCAGTTCAGAAGAACAGGCAAATGATGAAGAATAA
- a CDS encoding ATP-dependent Clp protease ATP-binding subunit, which yields MDNQFSQKVSEVIIYSKEEANRLNNGFIGPEHLFLGLLRNGEGKAIEILSKLNIDFSEVKTIIENKLRETADPTGFMIDDIVLTADASKILKMCILEARLLKSPVADTEHMLLAILKEKNNMVAKVLEEKDVEYKTVYEQLSLQPDINAGLGFSEDDEEEEDDMQHPEDSTSKKQQTQTPPRKTANDTPVLDNFGTDMTRAAEEGKLDPIVGREKEIERVAQILSRRKKNNPILIGEPGVGKSAIVEGLALRITQKKVSRILFDKRVISLDMTSVVAGTKYRGQFEERIRSILNELQKNPNIILFIDEIHTIVGAGSATGSMDAANMLKPALARGEIQCIGATTTDEYRKNIEKDGALERRFQKVMVEPTTPDETLQILKNIKEKYEDHHNVAYTDDALLACVKLTERYVTDRNFPDKAIDALDEAGSRVHLANINVPKEIEEQEKLIDETKSKKNEAVKLQNYELAASFRDKEKEYTNQLEDLKRDWEANIKQNRQTVDEEEISEVVSMISGIPVQRMAQAEGMKLARMKEDLLSKVVAQDPAVDKLVKAIRRSRVGLKDPNKPIGTFMFLGPTGVGKTLLAKELAKYMFGSSDALIRIDMSEYMEKFTVSRLVGAPPGYVGYEEGGQLTEKVRRKPYSIVLLDEIEKAHPDVFNLLLQIMDEGRLTDSYGKTVDFKNTVLIMTSNIGTRQLKEFGHGVGFATQSRLDDKEFARNVIQKALNKSFAPEFINRVDEIITFDQLSLDAITKIVDIELSGLYGRIETIGYKLVITDQAKKFLASKGYDVQFGARPLKRAIQNYLEDGLSEIIITSGIKEGDTISVDFTQGNTDLSMSVIKSTVE from the coding sequence ATGGATAATCAATTCTCACAAAAAGTATCAGAAGTTATTATTTATAGCAAGGAAGAAGCTAACCGCTTGAATAATGGCTTTATAGGTCCCGAACATTTATTTTTGGGGTTACTCCGTAATGGCGAAGGAAAAGCCATTGAGATACTCTCTAAATTAAATATAGATTTTTCGGAGGTTAAGACTATAATTGAAAATAAACTACGTGAAACGGCTGACCCTACCGGTTTTATGATAGATGATATTGTATTGACGGCGGATGCGTCTAAAATATTGAAAATGTGTATTCTTGAAGCTCGTCTTCTAAAGAGTCCTGTAGCTGACACAGAACATATGCTTTTAGCAATATTAAAAGAGAAAAATAATATGGTAGCCAAAGTTCTAGAAGAAAAAGATGTGGAGTATAAAACTGTATACGAGCAACTTTCATTGCAACCTGATATCAATGCAGGGCTAGGTTTTAGCGAAGATGACGAAGAGGAAGAAGATGATATGCAACACCCCGAAGATAGTACTTCGAAGAAACAACAAACTCAGACTCCTCCCCGTAAAACTGCTAATGATACTCCTGTTCTTGACAATTTTGGCACAGATATGACACGTGCTGCCGAGGAAGGAAAATTGGACCCTATTGTTGGTCGCGAAAAGGAAATAGAGCGTGTTGCTCAGATACTTAGCCGTAGAAAAAAAAATAATCCAATTCTGATTGGTGAACCAGGTGTTGGAAAGTCTGCCATTGTGGAGGGCTTGGCATTAAGAATTACTCAGAAAAAAGTTTCGCGTATATTATTTGATAAGCGCGTGATTTCGCTCGATATGACTTCTGTTGTGGCCGGTACTAAGTATCGTGGCCAGTTTGAAGAACGTATTCGCTCCATTCTTAATGAATTACAGAAGAATCCGAATATAATCCTTTTCATCGATGAAATTCATACCATTGTTGGAGCTGGCTCTGCCACAGGATCGATGGATGCGGCAAATATGCTTAAGCCGGCACTTGCCCGTGGTGAAATACAATGTATTGGAGCGACTACAACCGATGAATACAGAAAAAATATCGAAAAAGATGGTGCGTTAGAGCGTCGTTTTCAGAAAGTTATGGTTGAACCAACCACTCCGGATGAAACACTTCAAATCCTTAAAAATATTAAGGAAAAGTATGAAGATCATCATAATGTAGCCTACACAGACGATGCATTATTGGCCTGTGTGAAGCTAACAGAAAGATATGTTACCGACCGTAATTTCCCAGATAAGGCTATCGATGCACTCGATGAAGCCGGTTCACGCGTACATCTAGCCAATATCAATGTACCAAAGGAGATTGAGGAGCAAGAAAAACTGATTGATGAAACTAAAAGCAAAAAGAATGAAGCAGTAAAACTGCAGAATTATGAGCTTGCGGCTAGCTTCAGAGATAAAGAAAAAGAGTATACCAATCAGTTGGAAGATTTGAAACGAGATTGGGAAGCTAACATAAAACAGAATCGACAAACCGTTGATGAAGAGGAAATTTCGGAAGTAGTTTCTATGATTTCAGGTATACCTGTACAAAGAATGGCGCAGGCTGAGGGAATGAAACTAGCCAGAATGAAGGAAGATCTTCTTTCTAAGGTTGTAGCACAGGATCCTGCTGTAGATAAGCTAGTTAAGGCTATTCGTAGAAGCCGTGTTGGACTTAAAGATCCTAATAAGCCAATTGGTACTTTCATGTTCTTGGGACCAACAGGTGTAGGTAAAACACTCCTGGCCAAGGAGCTTGCAAAATACATGTTTGGCTCTTCGGATGCTTTGATTCGTATAGATATGAGTGAATATATGGAAAAATTCACGGTTTCTCGTCTGGTTGGAGCTCCTCCGGGATACGTTGGTTATGAAGAAGGCGGTCAGCTGACAGAGAAAGTAAGAAGAAAACCTTATTCTATAGTACTTTTGGATGAAATAGAAAAGGCGCATCCAGATGTGTTTAATCTATTGCTTCAAATTATGGATGAAGGGCGTTTAACTGACAGTTATGGCAAAACAGTGGACTTTAAGAATACCGTTTTGATTATGACTTCTAATATTGGAACCCGCCAGTTGAAGGAATTTGGACACGGCGTGGGCTTTGCAACTCAAAGCCGTTTGGACGACAAAGAATTTGCTCGTAATGTGATTCAAAAGGCCTTGAATAAATCCTTTGCACCTGAGTTTATTAATCGTGTGGATGAGATAATTACCTTTGATCAGCTCTCTTTGGATGCTATTACAAAGATTGTAGATATAGAATTATCTGGACTTTATGGACGCATTGAAACTATTGGCTATAAGTTAGTTATAACTGATCAGGCTAAAAAGTTCTTAGCTTCTAAAGGTTATGATGTACAGTTTGGCGCCCGTCCTTTGAAACGTGCTATACAAAATTATCTGGAAGATGGATTATCTGAAATTATAATTACTTCTGGTATTAAAGAAGGTGATACAATTTCTGTTGATTTTACTCAAGGAAATACAGATTTAAGCATGTCAGTTATTAAATCAACAGTAGAATAA
- the htpG gene encoding molecular chaperone HtpG, which yields MQKGNIGVTTENIFPVIKKFLYSDHEIFLREIVSNAVDATQKLKTFASVGEFKGELGDLTVKVSLGKETITISDRGTGLTAEEIDKYINQIAFSGANDFLEKYQNDANAIIGHFGLGFYSSFMVSKKVEIITKSFKEGAKAVKWSCDGSPEFTLEEIEKADRGTDIILYIDDDCKEFLEEARISSLLKKYCSFLAVPVAYGKKKEWKDGKQVETEEDNVINDTNPLWTRKPSELKEEDYKKFYKDLYPMSDEPLFWIHLNVDYPFNLTGILYFPKVKSNMDLNKNKIQLYCNQVYVTDSVEGIVPDFLTLLHGVIDSPDIPLNVSRSYLQSDSNVKKISSHISKKVSDRLQSIFKNDRKEFEEKWDDLKIFINYGMLTQEDFYDKAAKFALLKDTDSKFYTFEEYKTLIKDNQTDKEGNLIYLYANNKDEQFSYIEAATNKGYNVLLLDGQLDTAVINLLEQKLEKSRFTRVDSDIVDHLIAKEDKKETALEEGKHEILSTLFKSQLPVMEKVEFNIVSQSLGENGSPIMITQSEYMRRMKEMANLQPGMSFYGEMPDMFNLVVNADHKLVKQVMDEEDKECSAAIQPVQTEIELLNIRQAELKKLHEGKKDEEIPAVEKDELADLDKKTAELKTKKDSVLSDYAVNNKIIRQLIDLALLQNNMLKGEALNNFVKRSIELI from the coding sequence ATGCAAAAAGGAAACATTGGGGTAACTACCGAAAATATTTTCCCCGTCATTAAAAAGTTCTTGTATAGTGATCACGAGATCTTTCTTCGTGAGATAGTTTCTAATGCTGTAGATGCTACACAAAAACTGAAGACTTTTGCTTCTGTGGGAGAATTTAAAGGAGAACTAGGCGATCTTACAGTTAAAGTTTCATTAGGGAAAGAAACTATCACAATCTCTGACCGCGGTACCGGACTTACAGCTGAAGAAATAGATAAATACATCAACCAGATAGCTTTCTCCGGAGCAAATGATTTCTTGGAAAAATACCAGAATGATGCAAATGCTATTATCGGACACTTTGGTTTGGGATTTTATTCTTCTTTCATGGTTTCCAAGAAAGTGGAAATTATCACAAAGTCTTTTAAAGAAGGTGCTAAAGCAGTAAAATGGAGCTGTGACGGAAGCCCTGAATTTACTTTGGAAGAGATTGAAAAAGCAGACCGTGGAACTGATATCATTCTTTATATTGATGATGATTGCAAAGAATTTCTGGAAGAAGCCCGCATATCTTCTTTGTTAAAGAAATATTGTAGCTTCCTGGCTGTACCAGTTGCTTACGGAAAGAAAAAAGAATGGAAAGATGGCAAACAAGTTGAAACTGAAGAAGATAATGTTATTAATGACACAAATCCTTTGTGGACTCGCAAACCATCTGAATTAAAAGAAGAAGATTACAAGAAATTCTACAAAGACTTATATCCAATGTCTGATGAACCATTGTTCTGGATTCATTTAAATGTAGATTATCCGTTCAATTTAACAGGTATCTTGTACTTCCCTAAAGTAAAAAGCAATATGGATCTGAATAAAAACAAGATTCAGCTGTATTGCAACCAAGTTTATGTAACAGATTCTGTAGAAGGAATTGTTCCCGACTTTCTTACATTGCTTCATGGTGTAATTGATTCTCCAGATATTCCGTTAAACGTGTCTCGTTCTTATCTGCAGAGTGATTCTAATGTGAAAAAGATTTCTTCTCATATCTCCAAGAAAGTGTCAGATCGCTTGCAATCAATCTTTAAGAATGACCGTAAGGAATTTGAAGAAAAGTGGGATGATCTTAAGATCTTTATCAACTACGGAATGCTTACTCAGGAAGACTTTTATGATAAAGCTGCCAAATTTGCATTGTTAAAGGATACAGATTCTAAGTTTTATACGTTTGAAGAATATAAAACATTGATAAAGGATAACCAGACAGACAAAGAGGGTAATCTTATCTATCTGTATGCCAATAATAAAGACGAGCAATTTAGCTACATTGAAGCTGCTACAAATAAAGGATATAATGTCCTGTTGTTAGATGGACAATTAGATACAGCTGTGATAAATCTACTGGAACAGAAACTTGAAAAGAGCCGCTTTACCCGAGTCGATAGCGATATTGTTGATCATCTGATTGCAAAAGAAGACAAGAAAGAAACTGCTTTGGAGGAAGGAAAACATGAAATTCTTTCAACTCTTTTCAAAAGTCAGCTTCCTGTAATGGAAAAAGTTGAGTTTAATATTGTTTCTCAGTCATTAGGTGAAAATGGTTCTCCCATCATGATTACTCAAAGCGAGTATATGCGTCGAATGAAAGAGATGGCTAATCTGCAGCCAGGAATGAGTTTCTACGGTGAAATGCCTGATATGTTTAATTTGGTGGTTAATGCTGATCATAAATTAGTAAAACAGGTAATGGATGAAGAAGATAAGGAATGTTCTGCTGCTATTCAGCCAGTACAGACTGAAATAGAGTTACTTAATATCCGTCAAGCTGAATTAAAGAAGCTACATGAAGGCAAAAAGGATGAAGAAATTCCTGCAGTAGAGAAAGATGAATTGGCTGATCTTGATAAAAAAACAGCTGAATTAAAAACAAAGAAGGACTCTGTTTTAAGCGACTATGCAGTGAATAATAAGATTATTCGCCAATTAATCGACTTAGCTCTTCTTCAAAACAATATGTTGAAGGGTGAAGCCCTAAATAATTTTGTGAAAAGAAGTATTGAATTGATTTGA
- a CDS encoding patatin-like phospholipase family protein, which yields MRKILLIVILSALIIPYSSAQKVGLVLSGGGAKGMTHIGIIRALEENNIPIDYIAGTSMGAIIGSMYAMGFSPDDMEKILASEEFKRWYTGEVEERYVYYFKKNAPTPEFFNIRMSLKDSLSLVKPQFLPSSMVNPIQMNLVFIDLFARATALCGGDFNNLFVPFRCVASDVYNKRQLVMKNGDLGDAVRASMSFPFVFKPITIDGVLAYDGGIYNNFPTDVMRDDFHPDIIIGSVVASNPTRPDENDIMSQIENMVMQKTNYSLPDSAGIIMNFKFDDVSLLDFDRLKEFHDIGYNRTMSLMDSIKQRIQRRVNADNIRLRRLVFKSNLPELRFKNISIQGANAQQRIYIKKEFHDSENKTFTYEDFKRGYFRLLSDNVISEIIPHAVYNPIDDTYNLNLKVKMEDNFSVRAGGNISSTNSNQVYFGLSYKDLNYYSKDFIFDGQLGKVYNNLQLTAKVDFSTKIPTSYRFIASISTFDYYMNDKLFSSNDKPAFNKKDERFIKLKAALPFLSNKKAEFGVGIADITDQYFQTSIINFDTSKHDKSTYKLFGGSIGFGGSTLNARQYATEGSKDLLLAQIFTGNEKYVSGTDTLGGGDYNKKQSWMQISYMNEKYHKITPSFTLGTYLEALYSSKNFSENYTATLLGAGAFTPTPHSMITYNDAFRANQYLALGIKPIYNISSLFHLRGEVYGFLPIYPIEKNSINKAVYGKAFSKFEYLGELSLVCRLPIGAISVYVNHYSSPSKNWNFGLSLGWLLFNSRFIE from the coding sequence ATGAGAAAGATTCTTTTAATTGTTATTTTGTCAGCTTTAATCATTCCATATTCATCTGCGCAGAAAGTTGGGCTTGTTCTCAGCGGTGGAGGTGCAAAAGGAATGACTCACATAGGTATTATCCGGGCATTGGAGGAAAATAATATCCCGATAGATTATATTGCAGGAACTTCAATGGGTGCTATTATCGGATCGATGTATGCAATGGGATTTTCTCCTGATGATATGGAGAAAATACTTGCTTCTGAAGAGTTTAAACGTTGGTATACAGGTGAAGTAGAGGAACGCTATGTGTATTATTTCAAGAAAAATGCTCCAACGCCCGAATTTTTTAATATCAGAATGTCATTAAAAGATTCGCTAAGTTTAGTGAAACCTCAGTTTTTGCCGTCAAGTATGGTAAATCCTATTCAAATGAATCTTGTTTTTATAGATTTGTTTGCACGTGCAACAGCTCTTTGTGGAGGCGATTTTAATAATTTGTTCGTTCCTTTTCGTTGTGTAGCTTCTGATGTCTACAATAAAAGACAATTAGTGATGAAGAACGGAGATTTAGGTGATGCCGTTCGTGCATCCATGAGCTTCCCTTTTGTGTTTAAACCCATAACGATAGATGGGGTACTTGCTTATGATGGTGGAATCTATAATAACTTTCCTACAGATGTTATGCGTGACGATTTTCATCCTGATATTATTATTGGTAGTGTTGTTGCTTCAAATCCAACAAGGCCAGATGAGAATGATATTATGAGTCAGATTGAAAATATGGTTATGCAAAAAACAAATTATTCTCTTCCTGATTCGGCTGGTATTATTATGAATTTTAAGTTTGACGATGTGTCTCTTTTAGATTTTGACCGACTTAAGGAATTTCATGATATTGGCTATAATAGAACAATGAGTCTCATGGATTCTATTAAACAACGCATTCAACGGCGTGTAAATGCAGATAATATTCGCTTGCGCAGGTTAGTATTTAAAAGTAACCTTCCGGAGTTGCGTTTTAAGAATATAAGCATTCAAGGAGCTAATGCCCAACAAAGAATATACATCAAGAAAGAGTTTCATGATTCAGAAAATAAAACATTCACTTATGAGGATTTTAAACGTGGCTATTTCAGATTATTATCCGACAATGTTATTTCTGAAATTATCCCTCATGCAGTATACAATCCTATTGATGATACATACAATTTGAATCTAAAAGTGAAAATGGAGGATAACTTCTCTGTACGCGCTGGCGGAAATATATCTTCCACTAATTCAAATCAGGTTTACTTTGGCCTTTCTTACAAAGACTTGAACTACTATTCCAAAGATTTTATTTTTGATGGACAATTGGGTAAAGTGTATAATAACCTGCAGCTGACGGCCAAAGTAGATTTTTCTACAAAAATTCCTACTTCTTACAGGTTTATTGCTTCTATATCTACATTTGATTATTATATGAATGACAAGTTGTTCTCCAGTAATGATAAGCCAGCTTTTAATAAGAAAGATGAACGCTTTATAAAATTGAAAGCGGCTCTGCCATTTTTGTCAAATAAGAAAGCTGAGTTTGGCGTTGGTATAGCTGATATAACGGACCAATACTTTCAAACTAGTATAATAAACTTTGATACATCTAAACATGATAAAAGTACCTATAAACTCTTTGGAGGATCAATAGGCTTTGGTGGTAGTACCTTGAATGCAAGGCAGTATGCAACTGAAGGTAGCAAGGATTTGCTTCTTGCACAGATCTTCACTGGAAATGAGAAATATGTTTCAGGAACAGATACGCTAGGAGGTGGTGATTATAATAAAAAACAATCCTGGATGCAAATATCTTATATGAATGAGAAATATCATAAGATAACCCCTTCATTTACCTTAGGAACTTATTTGGAAGCTCTTTATTCTTCCAAGAATTTCTCTGAAAACTATACAGCTACATTGCTTGGTGCCGGAGCATTTACGCCAACACCTCATAGCATGATTACTTATAATGATGCTTTTCGGGCAAATCAGTATTTGGCACTTGGAATAAAACCTATCTATAATATCAGTTCGTTATTTCATTTGCGAGGAGAAGTTTACGGCTTTTTGCCAATATACCCAATTGAAAAAAACTCAATAAATAAGGCTGTATATGGAAAGGCGTTCTCTAAATTCGAATATTTAGGAGAATTATCTTTGGTTTGTCGTTTGCCAATTGGAGCAATAAGTGTATACGTAAATCACTATAGCTCACCATCAAAGAACTGGAATTTTGGTTTAAGTCTGGGCTGGTTGTTATTCAATTCTCGTTTTATCGAATAA